AGACGCGCCTCGGCCGCGGGCCCGCCGCGGCGGAGAAGGCCGTGCTCGAAAAACTCGCCGAGGCGTTGATGAGCGAGAACCCCGTGTCCTCCGCCGGGCTCGCTCCGGAGGAACTCGCGGCCATCTCGGCGCACAACTTCATCTCCACCAAGCCGGTCGTCGCCGCCGACGCCGCGGAACTTGCGGAGCCGGACGCGCTGCTGTTGCGCGCGTTCGCGGAGAGCGGGTGGATCAGCTTCCTCACCGTCGGCGGGAAGGAGAACCGCGCGTGGCCCATCCGCGCCGGCTCGACCGCGTGGGAGGCCGCGGGCAGCATCCACACCGACATCCAGAAGGGGTTCATCCGCGCCGAGGTCATCAGCTTCGCGGACCTCGTCGAATGCGGCGGCGAGACGCAGGCCAAGCGCGCCGGCAAGCTGCGCCTCGAACTCAAGACCTACGTGATGCAGGACTGCGACGTGGTGAACTTCCGGTCGGGCAAGTAGCCGCCCATTGCTGCGCGCCGCCCAAACTTGCCTCGGCCTGTCCGCTCCGGTCTAATCCGCGTGACGATGAGCGCCGCCAGAAACAAGCCCGACGCCGCACAGCCCGAGCTTCCCATCGGGGGCGCACCGAAGCCCGCACCATCGAAGTCGCGACGCGACGGCAACGGCTCCGGCCGCATCGTCGCTGAATCCGTCACGTCGCCGCACGCGGCGGCGCGTCCGTTTGTGCCGGGCAAGATCGAGCTTCCGCTGCACCGTCGCATGGACCGCGGCTTCCTCGAATACGCCAGCTACGTCATCCGCGACCGCGCCATCCCGCACCTCGCCGACGGCCTCAAGCCTGTGCAGCGGCGCATCCTGTGGGCGCTGCACGAGAAGGACGACGGCAAGTTCATCAAGGTCGCCAACGTCACCGGCCACGCGATGCA
This genomic interval from Verrucomicrobiota bacterium contains the following:
- a CDS encoding DUF933 domain-containing protein, which translates into the protein MKDLEAVETRLGRGPAAAEKAVLEKLAEALMSENPVSSAGLAPEELAAISAHNFISTKPVVAADAAELAEPDALLLRAFAESGWISFLTVGGKENRAWPIRAGSTAWEAAGSIHTDIQKGFIRAEVISFADLVECGGETQAKRAGKLRLELKTYVMQDCDVVNFRSGK